The Myxococcota bacterium genome includes a region encoding these proteins:
- a CDS encoding sulfurtransferase — protein sequence MSLLVEPSWLEPRLADPHVRVIDASWYLPAQKRDGAAEYRAAHIPGAVYLDLSTDLADPRARLRNTVDRPERLARTFAARGIGTEHHVVVYDRLAGYSAGRVWWCLRYAGHPNASLLDGGFTRWVGEGREVTRELPSHGTASFIAAPRPELLASQADVLRALQSGGAQIVDARSAERFRGTGDEHTKHKGHIPGSRSVPYERNLGPNGFQSLGDLREEYERAGVRLDRPIVATCGSGVTASLDAFALALLGAKRVAVYDGSWAEWGDSDELPIATGDPSP from the coding sequence TTGTCGCTGCTCGTCGAGCCGTCCTGGCTCGAGCCGCGGCTGGCCGACCCGCACGTGCGCGTGATCGACGCGAGCTGGTATCTGCCCGCGCAGAAGCGCGACGGCGCTGCCGAGTACCGCGCTGCGCACATTCCGGGCGCGGTGTATCTCGACCTCTCGACCGACCTCGCCGACCCACGGGCGCGCCTGCGCAACACGGTGGACCGCCCGGAGCGTCTGGCGCGCACCTTCGCCGCGCGCGGCATCGGCACCGAGCACCACGTGGTGGTGTACGACCGGCTCGCGGGCTATTCGGCCGGCCGCGTCTGGTGGTGCCTGCGCTACGCGGGCCACCCGAACGCATCCCTGCTCGACGGCGGCTTCACGCGCTGGGTCGGCGAAGGGCGCGAGGTCACGCGCGAGCTTCCCAGCCACGGCACGGCCAGCTTCATCGCCGCACCGCGGCCGGAGCTCCTGGCCTCGCAGGCCGACGTGCTGCGCGCCCTGCAGAGCGGCGGCGCGCAGATCGTCGACGCCCGTTCGGCCGAGCGCTTCCGCGGCACCGGCGACGAGCACACGAAGCACAAGGGTCACATCCCCGGCTCGCGCTCCGTGCCCTACGAGCGGAACCTCGGCCCGAACGGCTTCCAGTCACTCGGCGACCTGCGCGAGGAGTACGAGCGCGCCGGCGTGCGCCTCGACCGCCCGATCGTCGCCACCTGCGGCTCGGGGGTCACCGCCAGCCTCGACGCCTTCGCGCTGGCCCTGCTCGGCGCGAAGCGGGTCGCGGTGTACGACGGCTCCTGGGCCGAGTGGGGCGACTCGGACGAGCTGCCGATCGCGACCGGGGACCCGAGCCCGTGA
- a CDS encoding rhomboid family intramembrane serine protease — protein MIPIRDTIQSRTFPFVNYAFIGLCAFVFYLEITAGADLDAFVNDHALIPATFVKMVSNRGLRLDELAPFFTSMFLHAGFMHFAGNMLFLWVFGDNVEDRMGHVGYALFYLAGGVAAGAAHVFANPHSVIPTVGASGAIAAVMGAYMLLYPQSRVESLLIIFVFVRVISVPAVVWLGLWFVFQLLSGSAAGRGADQGGVAFFAHVGGFVFGAAVVLLLNLRAPPRRRLV, from the coding sequence ATGATCCCCATCCGCGACACGATCCAGTCCCGCACGTTCCCCTTCGTGAACTACGCGTTCATCGGGCTGTGCGCCTTCGTGTTCTATCTCGAGATCACGGCCGGCGCGGACCTCGACGCGTTCGTGAACGACCACGCGCTGATCCCCGCCACGTTCGTGAAGATGGTCTCGAACCGCGGGCTGCGGCTCGACGAGCTGGCGCCCTTCTTCACTTCGATGTTCCTGCACGCGGGCTTCATGCACTTCGCGGGAAACATGCTGTTCCTCTGGGTGTTCGGGGACAACGTCGAGGACCGCATGGGGCACGTCGGGTACGCGCTGTTCTATCTCGCGGGTGGGGTGGCCGCCGGGGCGGCGCACGTGTTCGCGAACCCGCACTCCGTGATCCCCACGGTGGGCGCGAGCGGCGCGATCGCGGCGGTGATGGGCGCGTACATGCTGCTCTATCCGCAGTCGCGGGTCGAGTCACTCTTGATCATCTTCGTGTTCGTGCGCGTGATCTCGGTACCGGCGGTGGTGTGGCTCGGGCTGTGGTTCGTGTTCCAGCTGCTCTCCGGCAGCGCCGCGGGGCGCGGGGCCGACCAGGGCGGAGTCGCGTTCTTCGCGCACGTGGGCGGCTTCGTGTTCGGGGCCGCGGTGGTCCTGCTCCTGAACCTGCGGGCACCGCCCCGACGCCGATTGGTGTAG
- a CDS encoding MBL fold metallo-hydrolase, which produces MRWLRACVLAGALSASAFDPALLHAPHRGPDGRFFNPWAPQPVSTWDALRWQLSRNEFDKSRPPVIPVVANDGRSLAEPNAPAELTWVGHATFAIHEGDDVVLTDPQWSERALLPKRRVPPGIPLESVPARAFAVISHNHYDHLDADTVERLPASVGWYVPLGMAGFFRERGRDDVTELDWWQSAKRGRWTITCLPSQHWSRRIGYAQNETLWCAWLLDSGAHKYFFAGDTGYFGGFAELGRALGPIDVALLPIGGYEPRWFMRSQHMNPAEAVQAWRDLGARTMLGMHWGTFDLTDEPLDEPPRALARAVAAAGADPERVRVLAIGETWRLPEK; this is translated from the coding sequence GTGCGCTGGCTGCGGGCGTGCGTGCTGGCGGGCGCGCTGTCGGCGTCTGCCTTCGATCCCGCGCTGCTGCACGCGCCGCACCGCGGACCCGACGGCCGTTTCTTCAACCCCTGGGCGCCGCAGCCGGTCAGCACCTGGGACGCCCTGCGCTGGCAGCTGTCGCGAAACGAGTTCGACAAGAGCCGGCCGCCGGTGATTCCGGTCGTGGCCAACGACGGCCGCTCGCTCGCCGAGCCGAATGCGCCCGCGGAGCTCACCTGGGTCGGCCACGCCACGTTCGCGATCCACGAGGGCGACGACGTGGTGCTCACGGACCCGCAGTGGAGCGAGCGGGCGCTCCTGCCCAAGCGCCGGGTGCCGCCCGGGATCCCGCTCGAGTCGGTGCCCGCCCGAGCGTTCGCGGTGATCTCGCACAACCACTACGACCACCTCGACGCCGACACGGTGGAGCGCCTGCCCGCCTCCGTGGGCTGGTACGTGCCGCTGGGCATGGCCGGCTTCTTCCGCGAGCGCGGGCGCGACGACGTGACCGAGCTCGACTGGTGGCAGAGCGCGAAGCGCGGCCGCTGGACGATCACCTGCCTGCCGTCGCAGCACTGGTCGCGCCGCATCGGCTACGCGCAAAACGAGACACTCTGGTGCGCCTGGCTGCTCGACTCCGGGGCGCACAAGTACTTCTTCGCGGGTGACACGGGCTACTTCGGCGGCTTCGCCGAGCTGGGCCGCGCGCTGGGGCCGATCGACGTGGCGCTGCTGCCGATCGGCGGCTACGAGCCGCGCTGGTTCATGCGCTCTCAGCACATGAACCCGGCAGAGGCGGTGCAGGCCTGGCGTGACCTGGGCGCACGCACCATGCTGGGCATGCACTGGGGCACGTTCGACCTCACGGACGAGCCGCTCGACGAGCCGCCGCGCGCGCTCGCGCGCGCGGTCGCGGCGGCAGGGGCGGACCCCGAGCGCGTGCGTGTGCTGGCGATCGGCGAGACATGGAGGCTACCAGAGAAGTGA
- a CDS encoding HAD-IA family hydrolase, translating to MTGAVRWADVDTLFLDAGGTLISMDFPRIARELAALGAPCDAAALARAEAAGRPAVSRLLQNGGSTEGRDTFSFAVERVLERVLGRDTHECRALVDQLVPRIRVPRRSLELWCLVLPGVPQALARLRAAGVRLVVVSNADGTVEEGLTRVGLRPHLDAVFDSTVVGFEKPDPRIFAAALDHARSDPARTLHVGDVYAADVVGARAAGLPVVLLDPHGDWGPVDCEVARDVPEVADRILSARR from the coding sequence GTGACTGGCGCGGTTCGTTGGGCAGACGTCGACACGCTGTTTCTCGACGCGGGCGGGACCTTGATCTCGATGGACTTCCCGCGCATCGCGCGCGAGCTCGCGGCGCTGGGCGCGCCCTGCGATGCGGCGGCGCTGGCGCGCGCGGAGGCGGCGGGCCGGCCCGCGGTCTCGCGCCTGTTGCAGAACGGCGGCTCGACCGAGGGCCGCGACACCTTCTCGTTCGCGGTCGAACGCGTGCTCGAGCGCGTGCTCGGCCGCGACACGCATGAGTGTCGGGCGCTGGTCGACCAGCTCGTGCCGCGCATCCGCGTGCCGAGGCGCTCGCTCGAGCTGTGGTGTCTGGTCTTGCCGGGCGTGCCGCAGGCGCTGGCGCGGCTGCGCGCGGCGGGTGTCCGGCTCGTGGTCGTGTCGAACGCGGACGGCACGGTGGAGGAGGGACTCACTCGTGTGGGCCTGCGCCCTCACTTGGACGCGGTCTTCGACTCCACCGTGGTGGGCTTCGAGAAGCCCGACCCGCGCATCTTCGCCGCCGCGCTCGACCACGCGCGCAGTGACCCCGCCCGGACACTGCACGTGGGAGACGTGTACGCTGCCGACGTGGTCGGGGCGCGCGCCGCGGGGCTGCCGGTGGTCCTGCTCGATCCGCACGGTGACTGGGGACCGGTCGACTGCGAGGTGGCGCGCGACGTGCCCGAGGTGGCGGACCGAATCCTGTCGGCAAGACGCTGA
- a CDS encoding MAPEG family protein: MTIPFWCVLVAGILPYVWVTIAAGERRKQFGKADNKLPRLQEAQLTGRGARAMGAHNNAFETFGFFAAAVLIAHIAGADPGWSTIFALAYVAARVLHGFLYLADIDLMRSLTFGVGQLCSIALFVLAARA, from the coding sequence ATGACGATTCCGTTCTGGTGTGTGCTCGTGGCAGGGATCCTGCCCTACGTGTGGGTCACGATTGCGGCGGGCGAACGGCGCAAGCAGTTCGGCAAGGCGGACAACAAGCTGCCGCGCCTTCAGGAAGCTCAGCTCACCGGGCGCGGCGCGCGCGCGATGGGCGCGCACAACAACGCGTTCGAGACGTTCGGCTTCTTCGCAGCGGCGGTGCTGATCGCGCACATCGCCGGCGCCGACCCCGGCTGGTCGACGATCTTCGCGCTCGCCTACGTGGCCGCGCGCGTGCTGCACGGCTTCCTGTATCTCGCCGACATCGACCTGATGCGCAGCCTGACCTTCGGGGTCGGCCAGCTGTGCTCGATCGCGCTGTTCGTGCTGGCCGCGCGGGCCTAG
- the rimO gene encoding 30S ribosomal protein S12 methylthiotransferase RimO — MAAAPTPTRVYFRTLGCAKNQVDSEVMLGQLALAGVEIAQDLSDADVAIVNTCSFISSAREESVDAILELAGEKERGGLQALVVAGCLPQRYGHELAKELPEVDAFVGTGQFQNIAAILADARAGRSRGVYVDAGRTHLYDEHSPRLLLGATHSAYLKIAEGCDRVCAFCAIPAIRGRFQSRTLESVVAEARMLGEQGVKEINVISQDTLSWAKDLEGRPRIAELIDALDQVESLAWVRFLYLYPSALTGEVIDAFAGARRVLPYFDVPLQHASDRILRAMKRGVTAARQRKLVETLRARVPGCALRTTFIVGFPGETDADFAELCELVREVGFDRVGVFRYSDEEGTSAQALDEKVPAAVSRRRHRELMALQRGIMRAKLAQHVGQTLDVLVDSAGRDRGVGRIWSQAPEVDGTVLLRGGARAGEFVRARIVGARDVDLEGELA, encoded by the coding sequence ATGGCGGCCGCCCCTACACCGACGCGCGTCTACTTCCGCACGCTCGGCTGCGCCAAGAATCAGGTCGACTCCGAGGTCATGCTCGGGCAGCTCGCGCTGGCCGGAGTCGAGATCGCGCAGGACCTGTCCGACGCCGACGTGGCGATCGTGAACACCTGCTCGTTCATCTCGAGCGCGCGCGAGGAGTCGGTCGACGCGATCCTCGAGCTGGCCGGCGAGAAGGAGCGCGGCGGGCTGCAGGCGCTGGTGGTCGCGGGCTGTCTCCCGCAGCGCTACGGGCACGAGCTGGCCAAGGAGCTGCCCGAGGTCGATGCCTTCGTGGGCACGGGCCAGTTCCAGAACATCGCCGCGATCCTGGCCGACGCCCGCGCCGGCCGCTCGCGCGGCGTGTACGTCGACGCGGGCCGCACGCACCTCTACGACGAGCACAGCCCGCGGCTGTTGCTGGGCGCGACTCACTCGGCCTATCTCAAGATCGCCGAGGGCTGCGACCGGGTGTGCGCATTCTGCGCGATCCCGGCCATCCGCGGGCGCTTCCAGAGCCGCACGCTCGAGTCGGTCGTGGCCGAGGCCCGCATGCTGGGCGAGCAGGGCGTGAAGGAGATCAACGTGATCTCCCAGGACACCCTGTCCTGGGCCAAGGACCTCGAGGGCCGGCCGCGCATCGCAGAGCTGATCGACGCGCTCGACCAGGTCGAGTCTCTGGCCTGGGTGCGTTTCCTCTACCTCTACCCCAGCGCGCTGACGGGCGAGGTGATCGACGCCTTCGCGGGCGCGCGCCGCGTGCTGCCGTACTTCGACGTGCCGCTGCAGCACGCGAGTGACCGGATCCTGCGCGCCATGAAGCGCGGAGTCACCGCTGCGCGTCAGCGCAAGCTGGTCGAGACACTGCGCGCGCGCGTGCCCGGCTGCGCGCTGCGCACCACCTTCATCGTCGGCTTCCCCGGCGAGACCGACGCCGATTTCGCCGAGCTGTGCGAGCTCGTGCGCGAGGTCGGCTTCGACCGGGTCGGCGTGTTCCGCTACTCGGACGAGGAGGGGACCTCGGCGCAGGCGCTCGACGAGAAGGTGCCCGCCGCGGTGTCTCGCAGGCGCCACCGCGAGCTCATGGCGCTGCAGCGCGGGATCATGCGGGCGAAGCTCGCCCAGCACGTGGGGCAGACGCTCGACGTGCTGGTCGACTCCGCCGGCCGTGACCGCGGAGTGGGCCGCATCTGGTCGCAGGCCCCCGAAGTGGACGGCACGGTGCTGTTGCGCGGCGGCGCGCGCGCGGGCGAATTCGTCCGCGCGCGCATCGTGGGCGCGCGCGACGTCGACCTCGAGGGCGAGCTGGCCTAG
- a CDS encoding YfcE family phosphodiesterase, translating into MRIGVISDTHDNARNVARIVEVLRAARVERVIHTGDITRGSTLRLLGELAVPVFGVFGNNDHDRAELAGVAAELGFELAEPPLELRWHGRRITVVHDRRAHPVLASSDVLLHGHDHRLCLERVEGTLVFNPGECAGWLEGRNAVGLLDLVRLEAEVLRF; encoded by the coding sequence ATGCGGATCGGGGTGATCAGTGACACGCACGACAACGCGCGCAACGTCGCGCGCATCGTCGAGGTGCTGCGCGCGGCGCGCGTGGAGCGCGTGATCCACACCGGCGACATCACGCGCGGCTCGACGCTGCGCCTGCTGGGCGAGCTGGCGGTGCCGGTGTTCGGCGTGTTCGGCAACAACGACCACGACCGCGCGGAGCTGGCCGGGGTCGCGGCCGAGCTCGGCTTCGAGCTGGCCGAGCCTCCGCTCGAGCTGCGCTGGCACGGGCGCCGCATCACCGTCGTGCACGACCGCCGGGCCCACCCCGTCCTTGCGTCGAGCGACGTGCTCCTGCACGGCCACGATCACCGGCTGTGCCTGGAGCGGGTCGAGGGCACGCTCGTGTTCAACCCCGGCGAGTGCGCAGGTTGGCTCGAGGGGCGCAACGCCGTGGGGCTGCTCGACCTGGTGCGGCTCGAGGCCGAAGTGCTG